The following coding sequences are from one Devosia neptuniae window:
- a CDS encoding response regulator: MKSCLIVDDSTVVRKVARRILEDLDYIVEEAEDGQEAFDKCRQEMPDAILLDWQMPIMSGLEFLKLLRAYVGGEKPHVVYCTVENDIGAIAMALKAGASDYMMKPFDRRILESKFEPHLAA, translated from the coding sequence ATGAAATCCTGCCTGATCGTCGATGATTCCACTGTCGTGCGCAAAGTCGCGCGCCGGATTCTGGAAGACCTCGACTATATCGTCGAAGAAGCCGAAGACGGGCAGGAAGCATTCGACAAGTGCCGGCAGGAAATGCCCGACGCTATACTGCTCGATTGGCAAATGCCGATCATGAGCGGGCTGGAATTCCTCAAATTATTGCGGGCCTATGTGGGTGGCGAGAAGCCGCATGTTGTCTATTGCACGGTCGAAAACGACATCGGCGCCATCGCCATGGCGCTCAAGGCCGGCGCCAGCGATTACATGATGAAACCCTTCGACCGGCGGATTCTCGAATCCAAATTCGAGCCGCATCTGGCCGCCTAA
- the chpT gene encoding histidine phosphotransferase ChpT, translated as MADIIELKATDLAAMLCSRVCHDLINPIGAIGNGLEVLGDPNQGDMAEGARDLIASAAKQSRAKLEFARLAYGASSTSGTDIDTRECERVARILFEIEKADLEWNVPLILLPKHKAKLFMNMLLIAAGSVPRGGQVTASITGEAGQEKFEFTSRSDPEKRQKTLVPSGSAGLLSGIPEEGFVDARGIQPFYTGLLARMTDMEISIGLENDRFFLNAIPKPAIADVQ; from the coding sequence ATGGCTGACATCATCGAGCTCAAGGCCACCGATCTGGCCGCCATGCTGTGCAGCCGGGTTTGCCACGACCTGATCAACCCGATCGGGGCCATCGGCAATGGCCTTGAAGTGCTGGGCGATCCCAATCAGGGCGACATGGCCGAAGGCGCGCGCGATCTGATCGCCAGCGCCGCCAAGCAGAGCCGGGCCAAGCTCGAATTCGCGCGACTGGCCTATGGCGCTTCCTCGACCTCGGGCACCGATATCGACACCCGCGAATGCGAGCGCGTCGCCCGCATCCTGTTCGAGATCGAGAAAGCCGACCTCGAATGGAATGTCCCGCTGATCCTGCTGCCCAAGCACAAGGCCAAGCTGTTCATGAACATGCTGCTGATCGCTGCCGGTTCGGTGCCGCGCGGCGGGCAGGTGACGGCTTCGATCACTGGCGAAGCCGGCCAGGAGAAGTTTGAGTTCACCTCCAGGAGCGACCCCGAGAAGCGGCAGAAGACTTTGGTGCCGTCCGGTTCGGCCGGTCTGCTGTCGGGCATTCCCGAGGAGGGCTTTGTCGATGCGCGGGGCATCCAGCCGTTCTATACGGGGCTGTTGGCGCGCATGACCGACATGGAAATTTCCATCGGGCTCGAGAATGATCGCTTCTTCCTCAATGCGATCCCCAAACCGGCCATTGCCGACGTTCAATGA
- a CDS encoding dihydrodipicolinate synthase family protein: protein MTKRLSGMFAALMTGLSDGGEFDPQRQRNINGYVLRQGLAGLYVGGSSGESGLLTRDELLAQQGVVAESAAGSAAALIAHVGMANLRDSIALAHNAKRLGYHALSALPPHAYPFSDEEIYAYYRELAAATDLPLIVYEIPLRTGRPLPLPLLVRLLELPNVAGIKFTSTDLFKYARLRRQRPDQLYYYGFDEIYAAAAMLGSDGGIGTTYNILGRLYVAIDQAVRASQVERAQALQQVSQDFVEALLDFGVLPGMKAAFRVIGVDCGPTRLPLDLGAPNAEAKMGAVLGRPEIKQWLAL from the coding sequence ATGACCAAGCGCCTGTCGGGCATGTTCGCCGCCCTCATGACCGGCCTGAGCGATGGGGGTGAGTTCGATCCGCAACGCCAGCGCAATATCAATGGCTATGTGCTGCGGCAGGGCTTGGCGGGGCTCTATGTGGGCGGCAGCAGTGGGGAATCGGGCCTGCTGACGCGCGACGAGCTGCTGGCCCAGCAAGGGGTGGTGGCCGAAAGCGCCGCCGGTTCGGCGGCTGCGCTAATAGCCCATGTCGGCATGGCCAATCTGCGCGATTCCATTGCCCTGGCGCACAATGCCAAGCGGCTGGGCTATCATGCGCTTTCGGCCCTGCCGCCGCATGCCTATCCATTTTCCGACGAGGAAATTTACGCCTATTATCGTGAATTGGCGGCAGCAACGGATCTGCCGTTGATCGTCTATGAAATTCCCCTGCGTACCGGCCGACCCCTGCCGCTGCCACTCCTGGTCCGCCTGCTTGAGCTGCCCAATGTGGCGGGGATCAAGTTCACCTCCACCGATCTGTTCAAATATGCCCGCCTGCGCCGGCAACGGCCGGATCAGCTCTATTATTATGGCTTTGACGAAATCTATGCCGCCGCTGCTATGCTGGGCAGCGATGGCGGCATCGGCACCACCTACAATATTTTGGGCAGGCTCTATGTGGCGATCGACCAGGCCGTTCGCGCCAGCCAGGTGGAACGCGCGCAAGCGCTGCAGCAAGTGTCACAGGATTTCGTCGAGGCCCTGCTGGATTTCGGCGTGTTACCGGGCATGAAGGCGGCGTTCCGCGTTATCGGCGTCGATTGCGGCCCCACCCGCCTGCCGCTCGACCTGGGCGCACCCAATGCGGAGGCCAAAATGGGCGCGGTGCTGGGCCGTCCGGAGATCAAGCAATGGCTGGCTCTGTAA
- the fliI gene encoding flagellar protein export ATPase FliI: MKALISAIDAIDDVEVFGRVKSVQGLLMEIVGPVRELRVGGRVKIETVNGEHLAAEIIGFKGGHALCLPFGQLAGVRLGCKAVFQRHDGAAFPSEGWLGRVVNANGEPIDGKGPVPRGAVAYPLQQNPLLAHDRVRVGEPLDLGVRCLNTFTTVCEGQRLGIFAGSGVGKSVLMSMLARNTNVDVAVIGLIGERGREVHEFIQEYLGEEGLAHAVVVVATSDEAALMRRQAAYMSLALSEFFRDQGKRVLCMMDSLTRFAMAQREIGLAIGEPPTAKGYPPTVFTELPRLLERAGPGTPTTGSVTGLFTVLVEGDDHNEPIADAVRGILDGHIVMERGIAERGRYPAVNVLRSISRTMPGCVPVDVRPVLAKARELMSIFSDMEELIRLGAYRKGSDPKVDRAIAVYPALEAFLGQSREETTTIAEGYKMLEAIVAEAGAAV; this comes from the coding sequence ATGAAGGCGCTGATTTCAGCCATCGATGCCATCGACGATGTCGAAGTGTTCGGCCGGGTCAAATCCGTGCAGGGCCTGTTGATGGAAATCGTCGGGCCCGTGCGCGAATTGCGCGTGGGTGGGCGCGTCAAAATCGAGACGGTCAATGGCGAGCATCTGGCCGCCGAGATCATCGGCTTCAAGGGCGGGCATGCACTGTGCCTGCCGTTTGGGCAGTTGGCCGGGGTGCGGCTGGGCTGCAAGGCGGTGTTCCAGCGCCATGACGGGGCGGCGTTTCCATCGGAAGGCTGGCTGGGCCGGGTGGTCAATGCCAATGGCGAGCCGATCGATGGCAAGGGGCCGGTGCCGCGCGGGGCAGTAGCTTATCCGCTGCAGCAAAACCCGCTTTTGGCGCATGACCGGGTGCGGGTGGGCGAGCCGCTCGACCTAGGGGTGCGGTGCCTCAATACCTTTACTACCGTGTGCGAGGGGCAGCGGCTGGGCATTTTTGCGGGCTCGGGCGTGGGTAAATCTGTCCTTATGTCCATGCTGGCGCGCAATACCAATGTGGATGTGGCGGTAATCGGGCTGATCGGGGAACGGGGCCGCGAGGTTCATGAATTCATCCAGGAATATCTGGGCGAGGAGGGGCTGGCCCATGCGGTGGTGGTGGTGGCCACGTCCGACGAGGCAGCGCTGATGCGCCGGCAGGCAGCCTATATGAGCCTAGCGCTGAGTGAATTCTTCCGCGACCAGGGCAAGCGCGTGCTGTGCATGATGGATAGCCTGACCCGCTTTGCCATGGCGCAGCGCGAAATAGGCCTCGCCATCGGGGAGCCGCCAACGGCCAAGGGCTATCCGCCCACGGTTTTCACGGAATTGCCACGATTGTTGGAACGGGCCGGCCCGGGAACACCGACAACGGGTTCTGTTACCGGTCTCTTTACCGTTTTGGTAGAAGGTGATGATCACAATGAGCCCATTGCGGACGCCGTTCGCGGCATTCTTGATGGGCACATCGTAATGGAGCGCGGGATTGCCGAACGGGGTCGTTACCCGGCAGTCAACGTGCTCCGGTCCATCTCGCGCACCATGCCAGGGTGCGTTCCGGTCGATGTGCGACCGGTCCTGGCCAAGGCGCGAGAGCTCATGTCCATATTTTCGGACATGGAGGAACTGATCCGGCTGGGGGCTTACCGGAAAGGGTCAGATCCGAAAGTGGACCGCGCGATTGCTGTCTATCCCGCGCTTGAGGCTTTTTTGGGCCAGAGCCGGGAAGAGACGACGACAATTGCCGAGGGCTATAAAATGCTCGAGGCGATTGTGGCCGAGGCAGGCGCAGCGGTCTGA
- a CDS encoding alpha/beta fold hydrolase, with amino-acid sequence MFRTTATLAATILLTSAAFAQPAPKADTVEVNGMEMYYEVSGSGDPLVVLHGAYMNIPSMGEIIPMLAKTHTVYALEFQGHGRTTDIDRPITYPNLADDVAAFMDSVALDKADVFGYSMGSAAALQLAIRHPEKVDQLVLASVAYDVSGWQPAFTAFIPQMAPEMFLGTPMEDEYKKLAVNKDGFRALVEKLIALEKEPMAWEADVNALKTPVLIIAGDADVSTLEHNVALFRLLGGGEMGDMGQPLSASRLAILPATSHTAVINQPELLHAFIEPFLKGETPAGFMP; translated from the coding sequence ATGTTCCGCACCACAGCCACCCTTGCCGCCACCATCCTGCTGACATCAGCCGCCTTCGCCCAGCCCGCGCCCAAGGCCGATACGGTCGAAGTCAACGGCATGGAAATGTACTATGAGGTCTCTGGCTCGGGCGACCCGCTGGTCGTGCTGCACGGCGCCTATATGAATATCCCCAGCATGGGCGAAATCATCCCCATGCTCGCCAAGACCCACACGGTCTATGCGCTGGAATTCCAAGGCCATGGCCGCACGACCGACATTGATCGCCCGATCACCTATCCCAATCTCGCCGATGACGTGGCCGCCTTCATGGATTCCGTCGCGCTCGATAAGGCTGACGTGTTCGGCTATTCCATGGGCTCTGCCGCCGCGCTGCAACTGGCCATCCGCCACCCCGAAAAAGTCGATCAGCTGGTGCTCGCCTCGGTCGCCTACGATGTTTCCGGCTGGCAGCCGGCCTTCACCGCCTTCATCCCGCAAATGGCGCCCGAAATGTTCCTCGGCACGCCGATGGAGGACGAATACAAGAAGCTGGCTGTCAACAAGGATGGCTTCCGCGCGCTGGTCGAAAAGCTCATTGCGCTCGAAAAGGAGCCCATGGCCTGGGAAGCTGACGTGAACGCGCTCAAGACCCCCGTGCTGATCATTGCCGGCGATGCCGATGTCTCCACGCTCGAGCACAATGTGGCGCTGTTCCGCCTGCTGGGCGGTGGGGAAATGGGCGATATGGGCCAGCCCCTTTCTGCCTCGCGTCTCGCCATCCTGCCGGCCACGTCGCACACCGCCGTCATCAACCAGCCCGAGCTGCTGCATGCCTTTATCGAGCCCTTCCTCAAGGGCGAAACGCCTGCCGGTTTTATGCCGTAA
- a CDS encoding RNA polymerase sigma factor has protein sequence MTSQSETHSAITAVWKLEQPRLIAGLTRMVRDISLAEELAQDALVIALKTWPDSGVPKNPGAWLTQTAKRRAIDYFRHKKMAATKLVEVGHGIETDIPDQIETLHDALDDDVGDDLLRLIFTSCHPILPAESRVALTLRLLGGLTTEEIARAFLAAEPTIGQRIVRAKKAIADAKIPFEVPRGLERAERLASVLGVLYLIFNEGYSATAGDDWMRPQLCEEATRLGRVLARLAPDEPEVHALVALMEIQSSRLGARTDAKGHPILLQDQDRARWDQLLIRRGLAALARAEELDGANGPYALQAAIAACHARARHAEDTDWPRIVALYATLAQVTPSPVIELNRAVAISMAEGPAAALALIDTIKDDPALKNYHLLYGVRGDMLSKLGRHTEAMLEFRRAAQLTHNEREKTYLLNRAEAG, from the coding sequence ATGACCAGCCAGTCCGAAACCCACAGCGCCATCACCGCCGTCTGGAAGCTCGAACAGCCCCGGCTGATCGCGGGCCTGACGCGCATGGTGCGCGACATTTCACTTGCCGAGGAACTGGCGCAGGATGCCCTGGTCATCGCGCTCAAGACCTGGCCTGACAGCGGCGTGCCCAAGAACCCCGGCGCCTGGCTGACCCAGACCGCCAAGCGCCGCGCCATCGATTATTTCCGCCACAAGAAGATGGCTGCGACCAAGCTGGTCGAGGTCGGCCATGGCATCGAAACCGATATTCCCGACCAGATCGAGACGCTGCACGACGCCCTGGACGACGATGTGGGCGATGATCTGCTGCGGCTGATCTTCACCTCCTGCCACCCCATCCTGCCCGCCGAATCGCGCGTTGCCCTCACCCTGCGCCTGCTAGGTGGGCTCACCACCGAGGAGATTGCCCGCGCTTTCCTCGCGGCCGAGCCCACTATCGGCCAGCGCATCGTTCGCGCCAAAAAGGCCATTGCCGACGCCAAGATCCCCTTCGAAGTGCCGCGTGGTCTCGAGCGGGCGGAGCGGCTCGCTTCGGTGCTGGGCGTGCTCTACCTCATTTTCAACGAAGGCTATTCGGCCACGGCCGGCGACGATTGGATGCGCCCCCAACTCTGCGAGGAAGCCACCCGCCTGGGTCGGGTTCTCGCCCGCCTCGCACCCGACGAGCCGGAGGTGCATGCCCTTGTGGCGCTTATGGAAATTCAGTCGTCGCGGCTGGGCGCCCGTACCGATGCCAAGGGCCATCCCATACTCCTCCAGGACCAGGACCGCGCCCGCTGGGATCAATTGCTGATCCGCCGCGGCCTTGCCGCGCTGGCCCGCGCGGAGGAGCTGGACGGCGCCAATGGCCCCTATGCCCTGCAAGCTGCTATCGCCGCCTGCCATGCTCGGGCCCGTCATGCCGAGGATACCGACTGGCCGCGTATTGTGGCGCTTTATGCAACGCTGGCCCAAGTAACGCCGTCCCCCGTCATAGAATTAAACCGCGCCGTCGCCATTTCCATGGCCGAGGGACCGGCGGCGGCTCTGGCGTTGATCGACACGATCAAGGATGATCCGGCCCTCAAGAACTATCATCTGCTCTATGGGGTGCGCGGGGATATGTTGAGCAAATTGGGCCGGCATACCGAGGCCATGCTGGAGTTCCGCCGCGCGGCGCAACTCACTCATAATGAACGAGAAAAAACCTATCTGCTCAACCGCGCCGAGGCCGGTTAG
- the ctrA gene encoding response regulator transcription factor CtrA, which produces MRVLLIEDDSATAQSIELMLKSESFNVYTTDLGEEGVDLGKLYDYDIILLDLNLPDMSGYEVLRTLRVAKVQTPILILSGLAGIEDKVRGLGFGADDYMTKPFHKDELVARIHAIVRRSKGHAQSVISTGELTVNLDTKTVEVQTQRVHLTGKEYQMLELLSLRKGTTLTKEMFLNHLYGGMDEPELKIIDVFICKLRKKLSVATGGKNYIETVWGRGYVLREPDESEAYSENVA; this is translated from the coding sequence ATGCGGGTACTCCTTATTGAGGACGACAGCGCAACTGCGCAGAGCATCGAATTGATGCTCAAGTCCGAAAGCTTCAACGTCTACACCACCGATCTCGGTGAAGAAGGCGTCGATCTCGGAAAACTCTACGACTACGACATCATCCTTCTGGATCTGAACCTGCCCGACATGAGCGGTTACGAGGTGCTCCGCACCCTCCGCGTCGCCAAGGTGCAGACCCCGATTCTTATCCTATCCGGCCTGGCCGGCATCGAGGATAAAGTACGCGGCCTCGGCTTCGGCGCCGATGACTATATGACCAAGCCGTTCCACAAGGACGAGCTGGTTGCCCGCATCCACGCCATTGTCCGCCGCTCCAAGGGCCACGCCCAGTCGGTCATCTCGACCGGCGAGCTGACCGTCAACCTCGACACCAAAACCGTCGAAGTCCAGACTCAGCGCGTGCACCTGACCGGCAAGGAATACCAGATGCTGGAGCTGCTTTCGCTCCGCAAGGGTACCACGCTCACCAAGGAAATGTTCCTCAACCACCTCTATGGTGGCATGGATGAGCCCGAACTCAAGATCATCGACGTGTTCATCTGCAAGCTGCGCAAGAAGCTTTCCGTTGCAACCGGCGGCAAGAACTACATCGAAACCGTCTGGGGCCGCGGCTATGTGCTGCGCGAGCCCGACGAGAGCGAAGCCTATTCCGAAAACGTCGCCTGA
- a CDS encoding DUF6476 family protein: MSNPNETGPDGPYVNEPLSPEAQAALSKARRSFRFSISILLLGFMAIALALVYRVMRDAPPPAVAESVAIPAGASIVSAVVADGAINVTYTVDGVTTLGLFDQATGELTRSVVITAE; encoded by the coding sequence ATGAGCAATCCTAACGAGACTGGGCCCGATGGCCCCTATGTAAACGAGCCATTGTCGCCCGAGGCGCAGGCTGCGCTCAGCAAGGCGCGCCGCTCGTTCCGGTTTTCAATCAGCATTCTGTTGCTCGGCTTTATGGCGATTGCCCTGGCGCTTGTCTATCGCGTGATGCGCGACGCACCCCCGCCCGCCGTGGCCGAGAGCGTTGCCATACCGGCTGGGGCGTCAATTGTCTCGGCCGTCGTGGCCGACGGGGCGATCAATGTGACCTACACGGTGGATGGGGTGACCACACTGGGCCTGTTCGACCAGGCCACCGGCGAATTGACCCGCAGCGTGGTGATCACCGCGGAATAG
- a CDS encoding LysE family translocator, whose protein sequence is MFDADSLALFALTAASLILTPGPAKLLLLSISASRGFPAGMRLALGIFLSDAIHVTLVALGLGTLIIANGNLRVAIAVLGAACLAYFAYLYAKKAIRGSLANPRPERVGSDTELISMGLLLNLFNPLAMAFYVGLLPQFADPTLSIPAPIQLAIYGGALVAIFLAVHTILALLASTFKRTTVSPLWFRASYALAAAVLLWLCARMLIGTFA, encoded by the coding sequence ATGTTCGACGCCGACAGCCTCGCCCTCTTCGCCCTGACCGCTGCGTCACTCATCCTGACGCCCGGCCCGGCCAAACTTCTGCTGCTATCCATCTCAGCATCGCGCGGCTTCCCGGCCGGCATGAGACTCGCCCTCGGCATTTTCCTGTCTGACGCTATTCACGTGACCCTCGTGGCCCTGGGCTTGGGCACCCTGATCATTGCCAATGGCAATCTGCGTGTGGCCATCGCTGTCCTGGGCGCTGCCTGCCTTGCCTATTTCGCCTATCTCTATGCGAAAAAAGCCATACGCGGTTCCCTCGCTAATCCTCGCCCAGAGCGTGTCGGATCGGATACTGAATTGATCAGCATGGGCCTGCTGCTCAATCTCTTCAATCCGCTGGCCATGGCATTCTATGTCGGCCTATTGCCGCAATTTGCCGATCCAACTCTATCCATCCCCGCGCCAATCCAATTGGCCATCTATGGCGGGGCCCTGGTGGCCATCTTCCTGGCCGTTCACACAATCCTTGCCCTGCTCGCCTCGACCTTCAAACGCACAACGGTTTCCCCGCTGTGGTTCCGGGCTAGCTACGCGCTAGCTGCTGCAGTCCTGCTGTGGCTGTGCGCCAGAATGCTCATCGGCACCTTCGCCTGA
- a CDS encoding coiled-coil domain-containing protein produces the protein MMIENIMYFALGLLLAVLVGLIVMPAVWKRAVRLTKRRIEAATPITMAEFRADKDQLRAEFALSTRKLEMNVEALRKRLAEQLSEVNQKRADLGGALQTERDEHHTIVGELEAREAELRSRILELERETTDLAQQLRMRERELAASKAALKSQPEPVAETEDTLTTAEASIASAETRLNALLAETSAEPPLAEKLDLEAEADTLRQRVLAVQASILADWGSERADEAQLREKLSDIAARVSRVVYAADHQAPQLSATQEESLFERVQRFADDGEKLEMLPKAKGGKRRSSVADRLTALKEIQGR, from the coding sequence ATGATGATCGAGAACATCATGTATTTCGCCCTGGGGCTGCTGCTCGCCGTGCTGGTGGGGCTGATCGTCATGCCCGCAGTGTGGAAGCGCGCCGTGCGGCTGACCAAGCGCCGCATAGAGGCCGCTACACCCATTACCATGGCCGAATTCCGCGCCGACAAGGATCAGCTGCGCGCTGAATTTGCCCTGTCGACCCGTAAGCTGGAAATGAATGTCGAGGCGCTGCGCAAGCGGCTGGCCGAACAGCTGAGCGAGGTCAATCAGAAGCGGGCCGACCTGGGCGGGGCGTTGCAGACCGAGCGCGACGAGCACCACACCATTGTCGGGGAGCTGGAAGCGCGCGAGGCCGAGTTGCGCAGCCGCATTCTCGAGCTGGAACGCGAAACCACCGACCTGGCGCAGCAATTGCGCATGCGCGAACGCGAGCTCGCCGCCAGCAAGGCGGCGTTGAAGAGCCAGCCCGAGCCAGTGGCGGAAACCGAAGACACGCTGACCACTGCCGAAGCCAGCATTGCCAGCGCCGAAACCCGGCTCAATGCGCTGCTGGCAGAAACCAGCGCCGAGCCGCCTCTGGCCGAAAAGCTGGACCTCGAAGCCGAGGCGGACACATTGCGCCAGCGGGTGCTGGCCGTGCAGGCGAGCATTCTGGCCGATTGGGGTAGCGAGCGGGCGGACGAAGCCCAATTGCGCGAAAAACTCAGCGACATCGCGGCCCGCGTCAGCCGCGTGGTCTATGCCGCCGATCATCAGGCGCCTCAGCTGTCCGCAACGCAGGAAGAAAGCCTGTTCGAACGCGTGCAGCGCTTTGCCGATGATGGAGAAAAGCTGGAAATGCTGCCCAAGGCCAAGGGTGGCAAGCGGCGCAGCTCGGTGGCGGACCGGTTGACGGCGCTCAAGGAAATTCAGGGGCGGTAG
- a CDS encoding YHS domain-containing (seleno)protein, with the protein MAVQAQSVVTSIVTDPLTGIAIFGMDPVSYFTEPAPLQGRGDIEFSWGGVAWNFATMANRDIFSRSPQTYAPQFGGHGAMAMARGFLSDSDPRIYTVFKQRLYLFYSPGNREAFLLAPDAAAIKAEENWQVLSKTLSAQ; encoded by the coding sequence GTGGCAGTGCAGGCGCAGTCGGTGGTCACCTCCATCGTCACCGATCCGCTGACCGGCATCGCCATTTTTGGCATGGACCCCGTCTCCTATTTCACCGAACCGGCGCCCTTGCAGGGCCGCGGCGATATCGAATTTTCCTGGGGTGGGGTGGCGTGGAATTTCGCCACCATGGCCAATCGCGACATCTTCAGCCGCTCGCCGCAGACCTATGCGCCCCAGTTCGGCGGACACGGCGCCATGGCCATGGCGCGGGGCTTTCTGTCCGACAGCGATCCGCGCATCTACACCGTCTTCAAGCAGCGGCTTTACCTGTTCTATTCTCCCGGCAATCGCGAGGCATTCCTCTTGGCGCCCGACGCTGCAGCGATCAAAGCCGAAGAGAATTGGCAGGTTCTGTCCAAAACGCTCTCGGCGCAGTAG
- the fliJ gene encoding flagellar export protein FliJ, whose product MKSRSESLIRLKKFQVDEKRRQVSQIEMMVNDFERMAGELDQQIEIEQTKTGISDVAHFAYSTFAKAAMARRDNLLASATDMRSKLETAQDALAEAIEDLKKVELLDQREHQREAADQLKVEQAEYDEIGRLRFRN is encoded by the coding sequence TTGAAATCGCGCAGCGAGAGCCTCATACGGCTCAAGAAGTTCCAGGTGGACGAAAAGCGCCGCCAGGTCAGCCAGATCGAAATGATGGTCAACGACTTCGAGCGCATGGCCGGCGAACTCGACCAGCAGATCGAAATCGAGCAGACCAAGACCGGCATTTCGGACGTGGCCCATTTCGCCTATTCCACCTTTGCCAAGGCCGCCATGGCGCGGCGCGACAATCTGCTGGCCTCGGCCACCGATATGCGCAGCAAGCTCGAAACGGCGCAGGACGCCCTGGCGGAAGCCATCGAAGATTTGAAAAAGGTCGAGCTACTCGACCAGCGCGAACACCAGCGCGAAGCCGCCGATCAGCTCAAGGTCGAGCAGGCCGAATATGACGAAATCGGCCGGTTGCGCTTCCGCAACTGA
- a CDS encoding DUF2867 domain-containing protein encodes MAKAFRYPPDGALMGYFSEGDFLDSQSVPLPHPAPDAAGLTIAIFFNMPGWARVLLGLRNLLMTPFGLKTGSESDIAPPTVEQINSCSYSGIFAVHSATPTEVILGTDDKHLDFRVSILKDEAADCVSLSTWVRPHNLFGRAYLAVIYPFHRLIVARCLANAQKLGLTVSD; translated from the coding sequence ATGGCCAAGGCTTTTCGCTACCCGCCGGATGGCGCCCTGATGGGATATTTTAGCGAGGGCGACTTTCTCGACAGCCAAAGCGTGCCCCTGCCGCATCCCGCCCCCGACGCGGCCGGACTGACCATTGCCATCTTCTTCAACATGCCCGGCTGGGCGCGCGTGCTGCTCGGCCTGCGCAATCTGCTGATGACCCCGTTCGGCCTCAAGACCGGCAGCGAAAGCGACATCGCCCCGCCCACCGTCGAGCAGATCAATAGCTGCAGCTATTCCGGCATTTTCGCGGTCCATTCGGCCACCCCGACCGAGGTGATCCTGGGCACTGATGACAAGCATCTCGATTTCCGCGTCTCGATCCTCAAGGACGAAGCCGCCGATTGCGTCAGCCTGAGCACCTGGGTGCGCCCGCATAATCTGTTCGGCCGCGCCTATCTCGCCGTGATCTATCCCTTCCACCGTCTCATCGTCGCCCGCTGCCTCGCCAATGCGCAAAAGCTGGGGCTGACGGTCTCGGACTAA
- a CDS encoding DUF1134 domain-containing protein has translation MLKRILVSLALLASMLVPVTAFAQGSLSDSYSGEELVESGKEFFGSTSQGLASLVERAVSQYGLPNGYILGEDAGGALFAGARYGEGTVYTRNVGQYAVYWQGPSIGFDIGGDGSKVMMLVYNLSQIQDVLGRYAGVNGSAYVVGGFGMTVIKRGNVVMVPIRSGVGARLGINIGYLNFTNEPTWNPF, from the coding sequence ATGCTCAAGCGCATCCTCGTCAGCCTTGCTTTGCTCGCCAGCATGCTGGTCCCCGTCACGGCCTTCGCCCAGGGCTCGCTCAGCGACAGCTATTCGGGCGAGGAACTGGTGGAAAGCGGCAAGGAGTTCTTCGGCTCCACCTCGCAGGGCCTTGCCTCGCTGGTCGAACGCGCCGTCAGCCAATACGGGCTGCCCAATGGCTATATTCTGGGTGAAGATGCCGGGGGCGCGCTGTTTGCCGGCGCCCGCTATGGCGAGGGCACCGTCTATACCCGCAATGTGGGCCAATATGCCGTCTATTGGCAGGGCCCCTCGATCGGCTTCGACATTGGCGGGGACGGCTCCAAGGTGATGATGCTGGTCTACAACCTGTCCCAGATTCAGGATGTGTTGGGGCGCTATGCCGGCGTCAATGGCTCCGCCTATGTGGTGGGCGGCTTCGGCATGACGGTCATCAAGCGCGGCAATGTGGTGATGGTGCCAATCCGCTCGGGCGTGGGCGCACGGCTGGGCATCAATATCGGCTATCTCAACTTCACCAATGAGCCGACCTGGAACCCCTTCTGA
- a CDS encoding YciI family protein: MILVKATPESEAGVIPSAQAFAAMDQYNEALIDAGIMLHSEGLMASSKGTRLRFDGEGITVTGGPFAETRELICGFWLIDVKSRDEALAWCRRIPFENGEEIELRQVFEAADFAVNAVA; this comes from the coding sequence ATGATCCTTGTCAAAGCCACGCCGGAAAGCGAGGCCGGCGTCATCCCCTCCGCGCAGGCCTTCGCCGCCATGGACCAATATAACGAGGCCCTGATCGACGCCGGAATTATGCTGCATAGCGAAGGACTTATGGCCTCTTCCAAGGGCACGCGCCTGCGCTTCGACGGCGAGGGGATCACCGTCACCGGCGGCCCCTTCGCCGAAACCCGTGAATTGATCTGCGGCTTCTGGCTCATCGACGTCAAATCCCGCGACGAAGCCCTGGCCTGGTGCCGCCGCATCCCGTTCGAGAATGGCGAAGAAATCGAACTGCGCCAGGTGTTTGAGGCGGCCGATTTCGCTGTTAACGCCGTGGCTTAG